In Myripristis murdjan chromosome 18, fMyrMur1.1, whole genome shotgun sequence, the sequence aatGCCCCCtgccaaaaattaaataaatggataTGTAAACAATTACCGAAATAAACAActacatcaataaaaaaacaagattagtTTGACATAAAACTAATTATAGTAATACTATATATCATATTATTAAAATTAGCAAAAtcatacaagaaaactatatttataataaaataattctaTATTTACAACTGAATTACCATACcatattgactgtttttattgttttaaattgtgccgtgttgcttttaatgtctctgtaaagcactttgaattaccttgtgttaaatggtgctatacaaataaacttgccttgccttgcaataaaatgattgtggaaaaaaattgcacaaaatGATAATCATTACAAAAAATCTGCCATAAAATTACCCAAAGAAACTGTATTACAAATAACcaaaaatagagcaaaaatatcattaaaatgctacaaaatgtaccaaaaaaaaaaaaaaaaaaacactaccagAAATTACCAAACCAAACAACCTCACCCAACGCACATAGCCACCCACAAAAACAATTAACAGAACAGCAAAGAATTATCCAcaacaactgataaaaaaaaatagaaatataagacaataagaaaattaccagaaaggTATCACAAAACCACCacatataaatatgaaaaaaaaagttggaaagaTGAAGACCTAATAAGATGAAGACTTACATTAATaatcagaaatataaaaacctGAAACAGCAGTTTTTCCCACATTGCATGTTTCATAACTTCTGTCTACTTGAGTTCACAAAACTCAGCAGACGatccaaaaccaaacaaaccataCAAATAAATCCCAGcgtggagaggctgagtgaacgtggtctggagtctgtggaggagagtcatggtttcagagacgctgtagaaggacagaacacctgctctgtgatccaggtacactccgATTCTGGAGGACACAGGACCCGGTATGAAAGTTTTTTCACTGTTATGTCTAAATTTATAACCATTTTTGTCACACCATAATCTCCAAGACTTGTCATTGAGTCCAAATTGACTTTCCTTCCCTGTTCTGCTCACATCCTGATATGCGACTGCTATTGAAGCCCCCCATCccttccactccacctcccagtaacgacgtccagtcagactctctctgctcaggacctgCCAGTGCTCAGTGAATCTGTGTGGGTGATCTGCATTTGAATATCCACTTATTGATGTTActtttctgttcccctcagatagtaacagttgtgtgtttgctgtgtttggatccagtgtgatttgATGTGAATATTGTAAGAACTCATTTCTGGTTTTGGGCTCAGGTTGTGGCAGTAAGACATCTGGTACAGTCGCTGTCAGTGAGATCTTAGtccattcctcactaagaacACCCTGCAGTTTATTTCTGAACTCTGTCAAAGCTGCTGTCACATCCTGAAAGTGCCGCAGAGGACGGATATCGGTGCTGGGAAGTTGTGTCCACTGTCCACTGAGATGTGACAGCGAGGGGTAACTGTGCAGAAAATGTGTAtgattctctgtgtgtgagagctgctccagctcagcatctttcctcctcagctcagcgatctcctgcttcagcttctcctccagTTCTTTGGCACGACTCACTTCGGCTTCCTGCTGCGATCTGatcagctgcttcacatcagaccttcttttctcaaGCAGACAGAGCAGCTCGCTGAAGATCTTCTCGCTGTTCTCCACT encodes:
- the LOC115376645 gene encoding tripartite motif-containing protein 16-like codes for the protein MAQRGTLLDSFKISCPICHDLLKDPVTLPCGHSYCMSCIQTCWDGEDQRRIYSCPQCRQTFIPRPVLVKNTMLAELVEELKKTGPGDVACDVCTGRKLKALKSCLVCKVSYCEQHLQPHYNVAPLKKHKLVEPTVTLKEDLCSRHNEMMKIFCCTDQQCICYLCSMEKHKDHKTVTAAAERTERQNGLGESRKKIQQRIQDTEKDLKVLQEEVEAINRSADGAVENSEKIFSELLCLLEKRRSDVKQLIRSQQEAEVSRAKELEEKLKQEIAELRRKDAELEQLSHTENHTHFLHSYPSLSHLSGQWTQLPSTDIRPLRHFQDVTAALTEFRNKLQGVLSEEWTKISLTATVPDVLLPQPEPKTRNEFLQYSHQITLDPNTANTQLLLSEGNRKVTSISGYSNADHPHRFTEHWQVLSRESLTGRRYWEVEWKGWGASIAVAYQDVSRTGKESQFGLNDKSWRLWCDKNGYKFRHNSEKTFIPGPVSSRIGVYLDHRAGVLSFYSVSETMTLLHRLQTTFTQPLHAGIYLYGLFGFGSSAEFCELK